A window from Setaria italica strain Yugu1 chromosome VIII, Setaria_italica_v2.0, whole genome shotgun sequence encodes these proteins:
- the LOC101771981 gene encoding uncharacterized protein LOC101771981 → MLCAAARRWGRGFALPPAEDTPRRTVNGPQAARPSMNPQVAKLRCSQDPATFPPSVVAAHGTPRQPVLPVGSILPLLIRCFDSTGWLPKQVHGGILLDVKKARYTMGESLQEGHQKKAR, encoded by the exons ATGCTTTGTGCCGCCGCTCGTCGGTGGGGGCGAGGCTTTGCGCTGCCGCCCGCCGAAGACACGCCGCGCCGGACGGTGAATGGGCCCCAAGCTGCGAGGCCGTCGATGAACCCCCAAGTCGCGAAGCTCCGATGTTCCCAAGATCCAGCCACGTTTCCTCCATCTGTAGTTGCCGCACATGGTACACCGAG GCAGCCTGTTCTTCCCGTCGGCTCCATCCTCCCCTTGCTGATCCGGTGCTTTGACTCAACGGGTTGGCTCCCCAAGCAAGTTCATGGTGGCATCCTCCTTGACGTGAAGAAAGCAAGGTATACCATGGGAGAATCTCTCCAGGAAGGTCACCAAAAGAAAGCAAG gTGA